The following is a genomic window from Rutidosis leptorrhynchoides isolate AG116_Rl617_1_P2 chromosome 8, CSIRO_AGI_Rlap_v1, whole genome shotgun sequence.
aagctaaatctcaaactggatatgtattcctaaatggaggtactgcaatatcatggcgttctcaaaaacaaacacttgttgctacatcatcaaatcatgccgaagtgattgcattacatgaagctactcgggaatgtttttggttgagatcaatgacacaaatcattactgaatcttgtggactagaacgcgataaaagtccaacaattatctatgaagataatgcagcttgcatagcacagatgaaagaagggtatatcaaaagtgaccgaaccaaacacatacctcctagattcttctcatacactcaaaatctcattaaggacaacgagattgaaatgagatatgttcaatccagcaaaaactctgctgatcttttcacgaaagcacttccaactgctattttcagaacacacgttcataacattggcatgagacatgttcaaaagatgtaacaaccgaagcgatgtctacttgagggggagtcaactccatgctgcactctttttcccttagctaaagtttttcccactgggttttctttagcaaggtttttaacgaggcagtaacttacagttgatcttcaacaaacaaaattgctatccaagggggagtgttataatatataaatatatatatataaatggatagtcaattattgatacacaaaagtaatattattgtattacctaaacttgtgatatttttgctataaatagccatgaatgcaagcattaaacttgcaccatttctcacacttacaaagtgtttctttctttctctccattatcatctttgttcttacacttcattattagtattcttaatcaagaatcaaatcactaaaggtagttataagcctactgaattataacatcaagaatcaaaccactaaaggtagttataagcctactgaattataacagtaccAACATTTTCACTAATGCATTTTTATGTCGACTGAAAATCAGTCTGTTTGACCAAGAATGCATGTTTGTAAAAGTTATATCCTTATATTTCAAACAAATTGCTGATTAACTTAACTAAAGGCCCACACAAAAAGGATTCTACAGACGTTACTCTTGTATAGAGTAGGCAAGTTTGACCCATTTGCCTATAAATGGGTCAACTAAGGCCCGCTCATAAGTTCCAATGGTCAATATATATAGCTACAAGTTAAAAGGTGTCCAAAGTGAATCGTTTAAGCATACATCTTTATAATTACTTCATATAAATTATGACATTATTATTGCATGATGTGAATTTATAAGTTAATTCTACAGCCTACGCAATTGTAAACTACTAAAAAACAAAACCTCAACGTCTCAAACAACGACAAAGTTACAGATCAACTCAAAAGCTTGAATCGCCATCTTCTAACAATGGCTGGTTTGAACCTGAACCCATTTCACCCACCACCCAACGTGCCCATTTTCAACCTCTATTGTACTAATTGCtccaattaattattaataattactttttatcagATTGTGAACTTAGCCAAGTACCTAATACTTAGAATATAATCACTGTAACATATTTACAGAAAGTGACATACCAGTTTTCTTTTTACCAGCAGCAGCTTCTTTCTCTGCTTTTAGTTTTTCATTTGCATTAGCAGTTACAGAAGAAGCAACTTCTTTTGAATCGGCAGCTTTTAATGATGTCATCGACAGTCTCATTACATTCTTGAGCAGTCCAAGATAATGATAGCTTTTCTGCATATACAGATAATATGAACAAAAGTTTTGTGACGAATCAAACAAAAATATAACAAAATCAATATACCTCAAATGGACGAAGTTTACTAGAGATGAGTTCTGCATACTCTATAAAGTCACTCTCGGATTTCGGGATAAAATTATCAATGGTCTTGTTGTCATCATCCTTTTTGCTAGCAAAAAGTTCAGCTGTGTTCTTATAATCTGCTTCTTCCACAAGCCTGTaccatttatacataaaataagTTAAGAGACATGCGACAACCTTTTACAACAGTTTAAATGATAATGATTGAAAACATAAATCACCTATCCATCGTAATAAAATATGAAAAACTGCTACTTAAATACATGCATGAGATTGAATGACCAATCTACAATGCGTAATGCTTCTTATGTATGGTTAATTCTTATACAGAGATTGTAATGGAACAAAAGGCCTATATCGTAAACCAGTTCCATTATACGATCTACAGTAACATAAATCTTCTAACTGCAATTATTTTTTATTTCTCAATATCAACTAATATTTGTCCTTTTATAATAATCTAAATTGAGGTATGagctattattatattttattagcgCCACTGTGCATGAGTAATTCTTGGGTAATATAAGGTAATATAAAGATATAAAGATACTCACATAAAACCTTGTTACATTTCACAAGCCTTCAAACATAATAATGCAATGTGATTAACTTTGCAAAACCTGGCTAACTACATTAACCCCGTTCTTAGAGCTTGCATAACTACCAACCAAACATACCCTAAAGTTGATCATATGTCAATTTACACATTTCAGATCACAGTCCATTCATCTAGCTAAATCATAATTTGCATAAGATTCCTCATCGACTTCAGTTCACAAGTTTATACGAACACACATGAAATATACTAAGGTTACTAGACACAACTGCATGAAAAAATGGAGAACAGATGCCAACGTGAGTAAACACTAAACAAATCCAGATTGGGTTTGCTATTTTTATTTAGAAACTTATTAAGTCCATGACTTGACAAATATCCTTATAACCTCTATATGGAGTTTAAGGAGATCAGACATGcatatataaataaaaaagatCGTACCTTTGTTGTCTGAGCTTTTCTGCAACAGGATCTAACGGCTCCTCTTTTGTTACTTCAACTTCCTTCTTTTTTTCTTGAGCTGGTTTGACTGTTGACTTTTTTGGAGCCTTCACAACAGGTGCTACAACTGGTGGCTGATACACATACATAGCAAAAGAACCATGATAAGAATGCAACATAAAATGAAATATGTAGGTCTGTGTATGATAAGAAGACTGTGACATCAAGAAATTATAGTAAAAGAGATAAATATAATCTACTGAATGTTTGCTTATCAGTACTAAACGTATCACACTATCATTATAAGCAACTAATGCTGTCTAATCAAATAAAGTCTCAGGAAAACATAAATCACAAACACTATATTAAGAGTTTAAAGTGAAAGACTGCTTAGCATGTAATCACGTACTATAGTAGCATgattaaaaaaaaatatgtttacGCAAGCTGCAAAGTTCAATAAAAAAAGAAAGCATGCATAGGATTTCTAACAGGTCAATTAGGTCAAGTAGCCAAACAGGCTAAAGAGGAAATTACTGTTACATAAAAAGCTTCTGTAATTGTAATTATATTCCAAACATCAACTGTTAAAGAACCCACATAGGATGTTTGTTGGAGGCCTGACCATACAAGTTTTGAGCTCAACCACACAAATACGAATAATAAATAAACTATATATAATATTGTACCGGAGCGGGTTCATCATCATCTTCCCATGATTCTTTTATATCATTTtcatcaacatcttcatcatcCCATGCGCTTTTAGGATCCTTTTTTATGACAAGCGGAGCTGGCTCATCCTCTGACACATTCAAGTTAAATGACTTTAATGCGTGTGACAATACATATTGATTAGAAGTTTCAAAACTAAGAGTTAATCCACAACTAAGGCAAGAAGAAACATAATAACTAAAACTCTAAAAGACCAACACCGTATTAACAGAGTATCATCTATAGACTATAGCAGAACAATAAAATAATTGTGATCTGCCAAGTAGTAAATATCACATAGACAATATATTGAGCTAACCATATTACCCAAGAAGAAATCTCATACATAAGCTTTAAACATAAAGacagaataaaaataaaaaataaaaaagctTTACCCCAATCCTCCATCTTATTTGAAATTTCCTTGCTCTTAACAGACAACTGCGATCCGCAAAAGATAAATAGAGATCAATTAAACCTGCAAAAAAACACAGAAACAAAATACAACTTGGATATAAAAACATATGATTCTTTCAACAAGCTTCAATATTTTAATACAGCAATCATCAAATACTACATTTATATCAAATTGTATGTATCAATTAATACCTAAACTACCTGTTAACCTAGCTCTTACATGGATACTAAATCAATCTCATACTCCATTCCATAACCGATTTACATACGAAAAAGGTGAATTTAAGACATCTAGTAGCAAACGCAATTGCTTGATTTAAACTTGGGGTTCGTAATTACATAGATAACGCCTGCTTAATTTTTAATAGCATGACAACATCTAATGAAGTTCAGATAGAATAAAGTGACcaaattgttttaaaaagaaaattaaaaacGACTTTACTTGAGTAAATTGATTACAGTGATTGAAAAAATTATAGTACCTGACGGCGGTTAGTTGAGAGCGGTGGTGAAACGGTGACGATAAGAGGTTTACGGCGAGGTTTCAAATAAAAGTTGTTGGGATTTTGATACTGGCGTCTGTTTGTGTATCTAGGGTTTTATGATTGGGTCGAGTAATAATAAACATAAATAAGGGCAAATTGACTGAAAAAATAACatatgttgtaaatttagtagttaaatatggatggtaattagtcaaatatggatagtaaaatttgtactatatatatgtgcataatgtaagttaccaaaacacacatatacattaaatacatcacacctctcttcaacctctttctctcctatatcttctacaacacatctctcttttattggttctttcaatttgaatatattgaaccaggccactaaaggtagttataagcctactgaaatataacacgttatcagcacgaagtgctctgtataatcaaggtttatctaagcaagcacacgtcactaatcaaggtaagaaattatctaacttttgttaacttcactaacatttatatttatgttatttaagttatatatggtcggttataccgcctgaattatatttctgtaatctaacttttattaacttcactaacatttatatttatgttatttaagttatatatggtcggttataccgcctgaattatatttctgtaatctaactttcattaacttcactaacatttatatttatgttatttaagttatatatggtcggttataccgcctgaattatattttctgtaatctaactcttattaacttcactaacatttatatttatgttaataagacctcatgattgtacgcaacacgtcatttgacaacacggtactttatgtacgcaacacgtcatttgacaacacggtaccatgggtcgagattaattacgatcaatacgaatacgatggggtctttatatgttatctaacatttatgattacttatgcaattaatcattatttatttcatgcatactaatgtttattcttaaaagtaaatcttaaaagttaaaataagaaaaaagtagtttgtatttttattaaaagtaaatcttaaaagttaaaataggaaaaagtagtttgtatttttattaaaagtaaatcttaaaagttaaaataagaaaagtagtttgtatttttattaaaagtaaatcttaaaagttaaaataagaaaaagtagtttgtatttttattaaaagtaaatcttaaaaattaaaataagaaaaagtagtttgtatttttattaaaagtaaatcttaaaagttaaaataagaaaaaaaatcttgtcctttatattactcatacgcgttttgatatagtgactttattcgttaacgtcaactaacgacgttacaacggtcatatatacataacggttgttaacgtcaactgacgacgttacaacaactatatttttcaaatataaaataaacatctccgttttcacattttcacaaatcaatcttcatttttcagattactgctctcaaaaagtttttgtaaaaatgattcacacaaagatgatttttcctattgtattggtcatattaactatcatcattgttgctaatataccaccgggtgaacctatattctatcctgcccttgtggttttattatttgtaatcataccattattctgttatttgctacttatgaatttaaaatgattctaattttattttattatttgtctatgaatagaagttgattatgattatgatttatgttattcatctttttgataatagaaaatgtcgaatttgaaaaggcttaaatttgctcatttagaacaagtgggaacaactacttaacatgggttatgaatgtagaaaaacatctcgaatcaaacggtattttagaaaccctgaatgaaaataacaattattccgaacaagataaagcaatagtaagtatttttcttagcaaacatattgacgagtccttagaatctacatattatatgatcgaaaatccaagtgtattatggaaaatactcaaagatagatacgatattaattatcaaaataataataataataataacggtgatccatgaaagaataaaattaaagatattagtagacgctcttataagaattccggagattcttattaatgatctggtaacgtggatcatcagtctagtatttcttgaatacatgaacatcttgtttagctctacaaataagtcccaaaagaaaagaaaacgagagtgaatctgttgacaaatcttgattaaattaaccctgagctaccttgagatttgaatggtttgaattttctaagatgccttgtttttttatgtatcactcataaataaatggttttagaccataacgcatatgttttattaagtgttatcttttatgtacttcagattataacttgtttgcaggtaatataatttgattatcttgctgaaatataactcattatttgcttatcttatttgaagttttagtatgaatcctgcagaaatacaacatcaattaaatggtaaagacctatgtattgcagatagtagtaacatacacactatgatcaaatctaagaaatatttctttgatttaaatcaaatgaaggaattataaatactatatcagctcttgcaaacttgatataagagacgaaaaaggcaaaatttcatattatcaaatggtacgaattttttggtaaacaatgtcttgttttctcccaaatcaaagagaaatttgttaagtttctctgatatatatcataatggatatgattatcagtcaatgataatcgaaaatgagaaatatctatgtagcaccgaaaagcgcataggattaaaagcgcatatgataaaaagcgcatatgatgaaaagcgcagcgcatatgattaaaagcgcatatgatgaaaagcgcatcgcatataattaaaagtgcatataatgaaaagtgcatatgacgaaaatcgcagcacatatgattaaaagcgcatatggtgaaaatgatatatgatgaaaagcacatatggtgattaataaaaatcacatatggtgattaatgaaaagcacatatagtgattaatgaaaagcacatatagtgattaacgaaaaacacgtatggtgattaatgaaaatcacatatggcgattaatgaaaagcacattgagaaataatcaccaatgtttcttgaaagaattcaagggtatatatatggaccaattcatccatcatgtggaccatttttctaatagacgcatctaacgcatggtctcatgtttgtgtgttatcaagccataatatggcatttgcaaagtttcttgcacaaattattaaattaagaacacattattctgattacaccattaaaaggatgagacttgataatgctggtgagttaacatctcaagcttttaatgattattatatgtctacaaggattgttgttgaacatccagttgctcatgtgcatacacaaaattggtttagctgaatcaatagataaacgcttacagctaataactagacaattagaaatgagtacaaaactctcaatatttatatggggacatgtaaatttacatgatgtgacattaattcgcattaaatcaagtgcaagttataaatattctccattaccaacttaattttggtggagaccaaatatttttcatcttagaacatttggttgtgcagtgtatttttaattgaacaaccacaacaaatggttcctcaaagaaggattgaaatatatgttagatatgaaacatcttcaatcataagatatattgaacccatgacgggtgatgtttttacaacaagttttgtcgattgtcactttaatgaaacattgttccctatattagggggagaaatgaaatataaataaaatgatatttcatggtgtgaacatcaattaaggaatattgatcatcgcacaaaagaatgcgaaaaaaaaagttcaaatataatgcatatgcaagaacttgcaaattaattactttatgcatttaaagatacaaaaaataagtgactaaatcatatataccagcagtaaatgcttcagctagaattgaaattacaaaagctggcaataatgtcattcaTGAGTCTTTGCTaaggcagaaacgtgggagaccaattggttccaaagataaaaatcctcgaaaaagaaaatcagctgataatgaggtaaaagaaagtgttcaacaagaaccacaaatcaatactccttctgcagaggatattgataaatgtaaatacataaattgcaataaattatgcaatattatgaaactgaaatgaaatgaaaaatcttgatgagatattttcatataatgttacaatgacaacatgaataaagatgatgatctggaaccaaaatctgtcattgaatatcaaaatagacgtgattgaactcaacggaaaggagcaatacgagctgaattagaatcgctcaataaaagaaaagtttttggatcaatcgttatcacttttaaagatgtgaaataatgggatacaaatgaatttttatccgaaaaaaaatgtgcaaatgaagttacaagtcaaaactagacttgtaactcaagatttcccacaaagaccagaaatgaattaggagaaaaacttatcctcctataatgaatataattacttattagatacttaatcaacctggtagttatttaaatgcatctcatggatgttgttactacttatctgtatggatcacttaatagtgatatatatatatatatatgaatatacctgaagggttaaggtatcataagcatctaatgcaaaacccaagggaatatattccattaaatcacaaagatttctaaatgagtttatacaatcgggacgtatgtggtataatcgattaaattactacttgataagaaaagggtatatatatataaacttatttgcacgtgtgttttataaaaacaatgttcggatatgtgatcatagctgtttatatcagttatcttaaataaagaaatctatgaagccattcaacttctaaagaaatattttaaaataaaaaaaaatcaagtattacgttgatttacatattgagcatataactaatgacttacttatacatcaaacaacttataccgaaaagattttaaaatattttaatatggacaagacaaaaaccattaagtactcatatggttgttagatcttaatattgatactaatccatttcatcctctagaagatcatgaagatcttcttggttcagaagttccatattttagtgcaattggggctcttatgtatcttacaaattatacaagatctgacatttcttttgcagttaatttgttgacaaggttcagttcagcccctaccaaaagacattggaatgggatcaaacaaatagtttgataccttcggggaactactgatttataattattttattctaacaactcgaaacaagatttgtttggttatatagatgcagattatttatctgatttacataaagctaaatctcaaactggatatgtattcctaaatggaggcaccgcaatatcatgacgttctcaaaacaaacacttgttgcaacatcatcaaatcatgccgaagtgattgcattgcatgaagctactcgggaatgattttagttaagatcaatgatacaaatcattattgattcttgtggactagaacgctataaaagcccaacaactatctatgaagataatacaacttacatagtacaaatgaaagaagagtatcaaaaatgacagaacaaaacataaatgctgacgagacgctaaagctataaacggtattaacggtcataagtttgatggaaaagaatggtatattggtaaggctcagaaaaagactgaaagggaataggaattgaaacaacagtttgagcaaactatgaaggagactgtagacaaatcacaagggtcaaacttgtacataaaagatttagatgatacagtttcagatgaaaacctcagattcttctcatatactcaagatctcgtaaaagacaaccagattaaaatgagatacgttcaatcaacaactctgctgatctttataccaaagcactgtcaatcgctgttttcaaaacatacgttcacaatattggcatgaggcaagttcaaaagatgtgacgactcagcgttgtctacttgagggggagtcaactctatgctgcactctttttcccttagctaaagttttatcccactgggttttctttagcaaggtttttaacgaggcagtattaattgctctttaaaaaaattaccatccaagggggagtgttgtaaatttagtagttaaatatggatggtaattagtcaaatatggatagtaaaatttgtactatatatatgtgcataatgtaagttaccaaaacacacatatacattaaatacatcacacctctcttcaacctctttctctcctatatcttctacaacacatctctcttttattggttctttcaatttgaatatattgaaccaggccactaaaggtagttataagcctactgaaatataacaacataaattttttttttttttttttttcgataaagTTATATCATTTTTTTCTTTGTCCATAAATAATTTTAATTTAATGTGTAAAAAGGCCTTTAATTATAAAATGATTGAAATTGAAGTATAAATCGACATGTGTCATTTTTATTTAACTTTTTTGCTGACATGTATATTTCAAGTGTCAGAATTTCATTGCTACATCATTATTTATCATATTCAATTTTACTTTTCATTGCCACATCATAAATTATCATAGTCAATTTtactttataataattaataaaaaattaAATTTAGACCTAAAATACAAGATCTATACGATTTATGATACGGTGAACTCTTCAAATCCAAGTTCAGTTTATGATCTAAAATCCAAATTCTAAATACGTCAACTCTTCAACTCTTCAACTCTTCATCTCTATGAAAATATTAGATGAACGATTACCAATTTATTATCACTAGAACTTTTCAGATCTTCAAACTTGGTAAGAGTAAACAACCACCACCACTTTGTTTTACACCGGACCACCACCGCCATGCGCCATCTCTTCCATACCATCCACCACTTGCCGCCACCTACCGGAACAACCACCACAATCTTCGTTCAGATCTGGGTTACAAACTTCGTCATCTTCACCGGAGTCAAATATTACTGAACATTTTAGGATTCACACCATCTGGGTTACAAACTTCTTTTAGATCTGGAGCGTGCTACTTGAatgtttctatttctatttctatttctattaatattaatgaacTGGAATATATAAAATTGATGAATGTATGTCTGTTAATAATCTTGTTAAATGCGAAATCACTTTGATGATGTTGTTCTTGTTGTTAATAATCTTGATGTTCAATGTTATGATGTTGTTCTTGTTGTTAGTGCTCAAGGGCATTTTTGACTTTTCATATTTTTTTAACTTAACTAAATTTTATTTGCACAACAAAACCCCCCACACTttttttgaaaaatcaaatcggcCCCTCATACAATGGGATAAaagtgtcaaattaccatttttataaaaaatcttaaataaactccacccaaatattcaacgggtcatatcttctcgctcgcaacgagtcaaATTTTTCTGacgccatcgttaaactcgaaataattttaggaacacaatgtcactagctatacgcaaaacggacgcattttaaaaaacgctaaatatttggggtacgtttcatacacgttgatttttcgttaaatttttaaaagtcggcaattccatagcgaaacgcggagatgcacttATATTGTTaacttaaaataacatttaaatctttcacgggttataccttttagttcgactcgagttgcgcttcaacgacatcatcgttagccacgaaataattttacaaactaaacgcaacaaaatacattgaaaaccgaacccccggcgcgaagcaagGGTTCGTACACTAGTATAAGTCTAATATGTAATAATACATGaataataaataatacaaattattattattaaagataaattAAAAATCTAGCATATAGTAATTATGTAAAATTTCAACATAAGTCTAATATTCAATAATACTTCATGATTTTGTATGTGTTATTAATGTTAAAACGTAaatcgaaaaataaaggaaaatattcATACAAAGATGTAGTACTCTAAGGTGttgaatttgataaaaaaaaatattagcTTGTATTTTGAGGACAATTCGATGACTTTGACCAGAGGATAATAATACGTTTTGGTGCATCGATTTAGGTACTTAACGAGCATTATTTATGTTCTGGgttacaaattaatattaataaatcaagCCTTTTTGGTTGGGATGTTAATGATATTGAAGTGGAAGCTTTTGAGCTAGATACGGGATGTGCAAAAGGTGTTACTCTATTTAAGTATCTTGAGCTTCCCACCTATGGGAGTTAGTATGAATAGTATTGCTAGTTGAAACCCTCTTGTCGATCGATTTAGGAAACGACTATCGGGATGGAAAGCGTCTCTCTTATCCACCGGTGGTCGTCTTATTTTGCTCATATCGGTATAGGGAAGTTTGGGTATATACTTTTAACACTTTTTAAATGTTTGGAGGGGATTCTTAATAAGTTATCAAGCATGCGATCCAATTTTTGTTGGAATTCGACCGATACTAATATAAAAGTTCATTAGTTATGTGGAAACAAGCTCTTGCATCGTTTGAAAGTGATGGTTTAGGGATCGGTATACTCAAAGCATTTAATCTTGCTTTACTTTGTAAATGGATATGGAGATGCGTTACTAACCAAGACTCAAAATAGGTGAAAGTGATTAACTGCATTCATGGTAATTATGTGGtcttgattgtagtgacccgaacttttccatatttatatatatatatattaaatgaaattgttatttatatgattaagtgtttccaacatgttaagcaatcaaatttgttaagacttgattaattgaaataggtttcatatagacaattgaccatccaagttgaccggcgattcacgaacgttaaaacttgtaaaaactatatgatgacatatatatggatatatatatatatagttaacatgatattatgataagtaaacatatcattaagtatattaac
Proteins encoded in this region:
- the LOC139864589 gene encoding uncharacterized protein, yielding MEWSLIDLYLSFADRSCLLRARKFQIRWRIGSFSYYVSSCLSCGLTLSFETSNQYVLSHALKSFNLNVSEDEPAPLVIKKDPKSAWDDEDVDENDIKESWEDDDEPAPPPVVAPVVKAPKKSTVKPAQEKKKEVEVTKEEPLDPVAEKLRQQRLVEEADYKNTAELFASKKDDDNKTIDNFIPKSESDFIEYAELISSKLRPFEKSYHYLGLLKNVMRLSMTSLKAADSKEVASSVTANANEKLKAEKEAAAGKKKTGGKKKQIHLDKPDDDAVVNAGYDGYDDYDFM